The following is a genomic window from Saccopteryx bilineata isolate mSacBil1 chromosome 4, mSacBil1_pri_phased_curated, whole genome shotgun sequence.
ACCTTGGGAAGTACAATATGGAGATTGTCTATGTCACTCTTAAGCAGCCCCTCCAATACTAAGCTCCCACGAGGATGTTATAGGAGACAACACACAAGTGACAGGAACATGGTAGGGAGTAGTGAGCCTGTGCCACTTGCTAAGTACAAGGCAGCTCTGCTACATGAGAGCAGGTGGGACAAGGAAGCTTTAAAAGCCAAGGGATCTGCACCATCACAGTAGAAGGGAGGCCAGGCAGCCAGCCTTCCTGACAGGTTTGGAGGTGGTCTGCACCCAATAGTCCCCTAGCTCTGTCCAAAGTCTCCCAGGTCACAGAGCCTGCCTCCCCATAGGGCCTCatgcccagcagcaaagagtggATGTTTACAGCCTGATGCgggtgttggcctcaggcacacTGGTGACATTATGCCTGCCAGAGAGCATGGCAGTGCCGTCATCCCTGAGGGGTTGCCAAGACAGCCGTTTACTGGGCTTGGCCTAACAGATCAGCTGGGGAACTCATGGCCCCTCCACCCACACCCCTGCCTAGGGAAGGGTGGTGCTACATGACTGGGGGCTGATGCCTACTGGGTCAGGTTCCATTTCCTGTTAATCTTGCACAAAGGAAGTGTTCTCCTACCCCATGGCCAAAGGCCAATACCCACCCTGTCCCCCACCTCCAGGCCCAggctggaggggaaggggaagaaaggaggaggggctCCTCCCCACTCCCATGGTGATCACTCTCTGTGCAAACTCAATCCACATTACTCATTCCTGTGCAAGCATGTTCAAGTatgcacacacacctgcacagtATGTGCCCAAGTGCACCCCATACCTGCCTGCAGGGCTTGGGAAAGGAGGCCACGGGAGCTCTGCCCCACCAAGAAATACTCTGCTGTATTTCCATCTGGAGTAGGCATGAGGCAGGAATGAAGGACCTGTCTTCAGGTGTCAGATCTCCTGGCCACACACTTATTtctgagcaagcaggcaggaaatGTTCCCAAGGATGAAAGAACATCACAGACCCACACCACAGGAAATTGCATCCTATGCGGGGGGAAGCCCCTTCCTCTGACTAAaaatatttcccttcctctcaactTCCGCCCAGAGGTTAAGAAGAAACTGGGTGGAATTATGAATTCAAGGAACAGTGACAACTAGGAACAGTCACGTGGTTGACAAAGTGTGTGCTGAGAGTCAGCCCGAGGGCAGGAACACTTACATGCAGGATGGAGCCCGGAGCTCCTTCACGTATTTGCATTCTCCGTGGATGCAGAAGTCCTTGTATTTCCGAAGACAGGGGTCCCTTTTTTTTCCTAACCCcttgcctttcttctttcttttcccacgCTCCTCCTTGCTGGGTGTGGCCAGAGCTTGTGGCTTGGAGGAGAAAGCAGCTGCGGGAGAAAAGCACTCTGTTAAGTCTTTGACTCTCAGGAGAGAAAGAATTAGAACAGCACAGCTTCTGGAAGGAGGATATACACTTTGATCACACCTGAAGTCACAGGCCTGGGaaggcttgttggctcagtgccTCCCAAGGGCTGAAGGAAGACTGGGCAGAACCACCTGAAAGTGGTGGAGGAAGTAGAGACTAGTGGGGGGTCCCAAGAAAAGCATTTCCCAAATTCAGTTTAAGAACCTCATTCCAAGAATGCTAGCTTCTGTTGAGTAACTGCAGCTGACGGGGCGATTGTGCcaacctcacccccaccccactgtcCATCCCCATCTCCTATTCCCCCACGTCCACTGGTTCTATTTTGGCCTTAAATCAACCTCATTTCCTGATGCTGCACTCAGTGACCCACTTGCAGGAAGACTGTGTCAGAGTTAAAAATTGCTGCTGGAGAAGGTTCCTGGAGGGggttttattgggggggggtcTCCAAAATAAGAACAATTCCCAGGCTCACGTGGCCTCCTCTGGGGTATCCATTAGCACCAGGGTACCATGAGCCCAGTGCAGAGCCAGGCTCATGGACAACAAGAAAGCCATCCTTGGTCAGGGCCTTGCGTTTCGCACTTCAAGCAAAACATTTACCTTGCTCTGTGCCCTTTGCAGCTCAGTACTTCTCTCAAaggtccatttacatttattcccAATGTCCTGTTTATAGCACTCTAGGATGGGAAGTACAGTGTGCACAAGCAGTATTAAGATGAAAAGTAAGGAACTATCCAGAGGAACTGGAACAACAATGACTTCCCattcaaaaaggaaaaaccaCCTCACACAGACAGCCAACTAGAACCGACCATGGGCTATGTCCATCGGCCCACGGGTCTGATACTAGCCCCCTTTCCTGACCCAGCAGAAAAATAGTTGCCATTGTCCATGGCTGTAGCCACATGTCTGGTAGATGGGTAAACATCAAACATCAGACTGGAGACCTAGGATTCTCAAGCTGGAAGTGACTTCAAAGACTATCATGGCTTCCCATTTCAAATGAAAAACTTGAGATCCCAAAAGgtagtgacttgcccaaagtcatacagGGTTGGGATCAGAAATACAATCTCTGAACTCCATATCCAGTGTTTTTTCCCCATATACCAGGCTGCCTTGcgctcccctgcccctccctcagaTAAATCTAGATGTTGCTTAATCTCTCTTAATCTTGGAGTTCTTGGTAAAAAATGGACAGAGTTCCCATCTCAGAGGATTACTATAGGAATTAATTAATCCACAATAACATGTGGAGCGTCTAGAATatagtaggcacttaataaagaaatagtaaaaaaaaaaaaaagtaacatttgcctgactaggcggtggcacagcggatggaacgttggactgggatgaagaggacccaggttcgagacccccgaggttgcttgagcacaggctcatctggtttgagcaaaaagctcaccagcttggacccaaggtcgctgcctcgagcaaggggttactcagtctgctgaaggcccgcggtcaaggcacatatgagaaagcaatcaatgaacaaataaggtgtcgcaacgaaaaactgatgattgatacttctcatctctctccattcctgtctgtctgcccctatctatccctctctctgactctctatctctgtaaaaaaagaaaagaaagaaatagtaacatttattttaaatgataggctACCTAGACCTGAAAAATAGTCTTTACCCAGCAAagccaagagaagggaagagagacaggtgCCAGTAGTCCCCCAGCCTCCAGTTTCCTCCAGTGCCGACCCAGGCCCCTTCAGAGCTCTGAAGGTGAGGCAGATGCTCAGAGGAACTCAGTGACCAGAGCTGTGGTAAAATTGAGGCAGAGAGCCCAAGCCAATCAGAGAGGGGAGGAAACGAGGGACAGGGTGACAGCCAGTCTCCtgccagggagagagagcaaTGAGTCAGGTCTACAGAGGTATGAGGAGCAGTTGTGTGGGTGGAGGGTGAGTCACACACCCTGCTCTGTGCAGCCTAGAACGAGAGGGGCAGCAGCATTCGGGGTGACCCCAAAGGTCCACTATGAGAGGATGAGAGGTGGGAGTCCTGGTTCAGCTTTGCAGCAGACCTTTGATTTGTAAAAAGCAGAGACAGCTCCTAAGATAAGCCCTGGGTAAGAAGGGAGATGGGTAACTGGGGGCGGGACTAGAACAGGTGGATCTCTTTCCAACCAAATATAGTCATTCCGGTCCTCCAGGGCTCAGCTCCAGCTTCACTCTCAAGAATTGCTGCAGGTGGCTGGGGCCAGGGAATCGGGCAATGCCAGAGCTCTGGACTCTGCCCTCTCTGTGCCTATACTCAGCCACAGCCACATCTGCTGGTTGGAGGATCCTACTGGGCGCTTCCTCTCTTGGAGTTTCTTTCAGGGACTCAAGGTGGTCAGGAAGTCTCCATGCTTTGAGTAAGATTTGTAGACACCCAGCATTTCAATATAGCTCCCCTAGGGACCCTGTGTTCATCATTCATAGCCTCTCCAGAAAAGTGCTGGCTCCACTTGGGGAGACCAAGAGTTTCTCATCCCCCTCTGTTTTCCCAACCAGAAGACAAGTGGATGGAGAAGACTAACACCgcatacctactatgtgcctagCATCTCCACATCTGTTACTTTCTACATAATAGTTATGTTATGTAAGAATTAGGACTTGTGCCCATTTATACATAGAAACTCTAGGGAAAGCATCTCAATCATTCCTTGTTCCTACCACTCAGTTTACCTTACAGGATGTAGACACCAGACACCTTGCCTGTCTTAATTTGCTCCAAGGTACCCAAAAGAGCAGCAACTTTGCAGATGGAAACCAAGGGCAAGAAAGAGCGGGACCCATATTCCAGGATCCCTCAGGCCAAGCAGCTTTTCCTTGAAGTCCTTCATGAATATCCCAAACCCAGAGGTGTGCCCAAACAACATGAATCCCGGATATACTTATTCTTCACCGGCCCACCAGTGTCTAGGGCTAGGTGGCCCCCATACCCACCTCTGAGAAGGTCCAGGTCGGCCTCTTCCAAGTCCAGGACTTCCCGGCCCCGGCTGCCTCCCGGGGGCAGCAGCTGGGCCGTAGATTCAGTAGGAGATCCCAGATTGCTGGTTCCACCCGCCAGCCCTCTCCGAAGCCGCTCCAGGCTCTCTCCGGTCACCAACGCCGAGAGCACTACGTGTGAGGGGGAGAGGCCGCGTCAGACCCTCCGCCCAGACCCCCGGTCACCACACACCATGCCTGCGCCCGCCTGCTAGGGAGCACGGGCCCCACCAAGTGGCCCATGCCGGGGGCGCTGCAGCGACCTTCCCCCGTACCCCCAGCAGAGCGTCCCCATCCCCCCCCGACCTCTGGGGATGCCGGCAGCCCTCTTACCTGCAGCCAGAAAGAGCTTCAGCACCACCGACGGCAGCAGCTTCATAGTCCCGGACCCGGCGGAGGCGAGGAGGCAGCAATCACTTTGGAGGCGGCGGCCACGGGGCGCTGGCACGGGAGCCGGGGCGGGAGGAGCGCAGGAGATTCGCTGGGCACAGTCTGCAGCTGGCCTCTGGGTGCAAGCCTTGCCGGGACCTGCGCGGAGCTAGCGGCCACTGGACGTCTGTCGGCTCACTCCGTCGGTCGGTGCGTGCGTCCGCCCGCCCGAATCCCTGTGCCTGGATCAGGTTGGCCAGGCGCGTGATGCGCACAGCTCCCCGGGTCGACTGAGCGCTCCCGGCGCGCGGCCGGGAATAAGGCTCCGGGAGGCGCCGACgctccgccccgccccgcgccgccgcgcgccgccccctccccctcccgcgcTGGGACATTCGCCCGGCTCCCGGCGCCTGCAGCAGAGCCCCCGACCCGGAAGGCGCGGCCGGGAAGGGGGCGGGAGTAGGGGCGGCGCTCACATTTTTAGTAGGACCAGGCTAGGGCCTCCACGGTCTGGCTGTTTGCAAGACTggtgaccaggaggtggcagggACCAGTTTCTACCTTTCTTCAAACCCTTGTCGCGCTGCAACCTTTGTAACTGCTGAGCTGAGCTCTGCCCTTGGACAACCTTCGTTCCTTACCTTCTTCCAGGCCCGATTGCtaaggccatccctgctccaaacCAGTGCTCTCCACCATTTCAGCTCCTGAGTTTCGGAAACACGCTTCTTTGCCTAGCGATACCgcaattagtaaataataatactgtacatttaaaaatcagacaCAAGAATGCCAGCAGGTCTCATGAGCCCGGAATAACCAGACTTGCAGTTGCAGGGTTGGTATTAAACGAACAAAAAGCAAAGGAGATTAGGATTCTTCCAGCCAGGTAGTGGCTTCCCTCATTTTTTCCCCAGAGGATATAGTACCCATTAGGATATTTGGACTATGGATTAAAATTGCCAGATTTCTGGGATTGGAGAGACACAAGTTGTGAAACAAGCCTCATACTTTGACCTGCCTTTGAGTACCACCTTCTTCTTCAACATAAACTAAGCcccactgccctggctggatagctccattggttggagcatctccCAGAGCTCTGAGGTTGcgaatttgattcccagtcagggcacatggaacgaatcgatgtttctttcactctctctccctggccctctctaacatcaatggataaatttaaataaataagcaagctgAGCCCAACTCCCGCAGGATACAGCTAGTAGCCTCATGTTGCTTTGTCCAACAGGTGCCAGGAGATTGATTTGTTTCTCTTCCAACATGGGTCTTCTGGATCAATGTCCTGACCCAAAGAAATTACTCTCAGTATTTCACTCCGAGGGACGTGCTAGAGAGGTATTTGTATGACACAGGGCTAGGTTGGCATGCAGAGCCCTCAAATTGTGAAAGATAGAGCTGCTTGCCTGATTCAGCCCGTGTGTAGGGATAAAAACAGGCCTGCTATACACATCTATCCCTCTGATCCTCCCAATCCCCACTTTTGTAAGGGTCAATCAGGCCCTGCCCTCTTAACCGGCCCCCAGAGGTCCTCCCCTGGCCTCGATTCTAAGGTGCGCTGGAATCACTACAGCCCTAAACTGGAATCCTGCCTTTCCCACTTACTGTGAAAATTTAGACAAGATATTTTATCTcactgagccttagtttccacaTCTCTGAAATGGGAATAACAGTAATACTATTAATGCCTACTTTGAAGAGAGGATTTTGAAGATTGAACAAGGGAACACATATGAAGCAGGTAGTACAGTGCAAGGCATATTATAAATCCTCAATAAATGcaacatcctcctcctcctcctcctcattatcAGTAAGCATTCCACCTTGACCACTCCCTTCCCTTAGAggcctcttttctcccttttccacaCAGGTTTGAGGTTCTCTGCTTGGGTTGGGCTGGTTTCAGGCGGAAGCTTACCTGTCACCTATCTGGCCAAGTGCCACTGTGGAATTATTCCTCTGGATGATTGGTACCGGGCCTAGGACCTCAGCAGATGGTTGCCACGCAGGCCACACCTTTGTTCTCCCTCAGCAGCTGCTTCCCCAAAACAAAGCCACCTTGGAGTCACCCAGGGGAGGATGGAGGAAAACACTTCTGGACACACAGCCAAGTCACCCCCCTTCCCCAGACCCAAGGTCGGGTTCACGCCCTGCTGTTCTGTCCCAGCCTGCCTCTCCCTTCGCATGCTCTTCCGTCTTCTCACCCCCACATCAGCCTTAGTCCCACTCATGGGGCAACACCAAGCTTTCATCACACCTGGAAGCCTCACCCCCAGCTAGGTTTGTGTGTCAGCCAGGTTTACGGGAAGGGCCtggaaaagaagacagaagatCTGGAATGTATTTGGGACAGTCATTTCTCCTCTCAGAACACTGTGTGTCCCCTGACCAAAAAAGAAATTGCAGTGAATGCCATGGTAACCTCATTAACTCATCTATTCCACGAACATTCTCTGAATGCTTTTCAGGCAGTAGGGGCACAGCAGTAAATCAGACAGCCAAGGACGTGCTTTTGTGGAGCTTATACTCTGTCATAGGTGGAGACAAGCAGGACAGAgtcaataaagaaggaaaaaatggatGCTATGACTACAAGTGCCAAGATGGAAGTTAAAGTGCAATGATGTACTATAAAATGGTGTGTCCCAGTGCCTGGGATGGCAATTTTGATTCAATGACTGATTAGCAAAGGTCTAAGACTGTATGCCAAGGCATGAATAAGAAGGaggaaccagcctgaccaggtggtggaacagtggatagagcgtcggactgggctgctgaggacccaggttcgaaaccctgacatcaccggcttgagcgtgggtcgctggcttgagcccaaaggttgctcgcttgagcaaggggtcacttgctctgctgtagccccctggtcaaggcacatatgagaaagcaatcaatgaacaattaagatgccaccacgaagaattggtgcttctcatctctctcccttcctgtctatctgtctctatctgtctgtctccctgtctctgtcacacaaaaagaagaagaaggaggaggaggaggaggaggaggaggaggaggaggaggaggagaaggagaaggagaagaagaagaaaagtaaggAATCAAACTTGCGGCCATCCGTGGCAAAAGCAATCCAAGCTATGCCAGTAAATGCAAAAACTCTGAGGTGAGAACAAGTGTGGAGCATTCAAGGAATAGCAAGAAGGCCAGAAAGGTAGGAAGGATATGACATAACATTGGAGTAAAGGCTAGGGTTAAGTACCAAAGGATGTTATAGGCCACTGTAGATGCTGGATATTATTCCTTATGAAATATGAATGGGAAATTACAGTTATGCGGGATACTTTCATATCTTCCCCTACTTGATTTCTGGTTGTCAGGTGCCAGAGACACACTTCTAAGGAAGCAGAGTCCAAAAGGGCCACTTCACTTTCCCTATGTATTGaccatgagaaaactgaggcttggagactTATTGGCCCTGGTACACCCACAAGTCAGGGTGGGTTAAAACCCTGGCATTCTGATTCCCAGCCCAGGTGTCTGTGGAGGCAGGCCCATGATACTCCGAGTACCACTTGACTCACTGCTAACCAGGGTAGACTTTGATTTGGGTAGAGCACTCACAAGCCAGTGGGGGGAGCTCGGCAAAAAGGGTGCTGGCAGTGacaagaaaggggagaagaggacTTAGAGAGGAACTAATCTGAGTCTCTTTACCTGTGGCTGAGATGTCTACAGTAGCAGATTGGTTTCCTCAGATGTGGTAGTACATTAGAATCCCCTGGGaatttattaaagataaaaaggTCCTGCCCACTCCTTCTAATTCAAAATCCCCTAGGCTGGGGTCCAAGCATTTATACTTTTGGCAAGTAAAAGTAGGTTCAGAAGCACTTGTCTGTGTAATTAACCAGGTTCAGAAGCACTTGTCTGTGTAATTAACCAGATTCAGAAGCACTTGTCTGTGTAATTAACCAGGTTCAGAAGCACTTGTCTGTGTAATTAACCAGGATAATGTGTCAAGCATCTGAGCAAATTCTGAGCCTCTATGGCACTTTCCACGTATTCAACATGCCACATGCATTATCTCAAGTGAACCTTCCAACTGCCTTATACGACTAGGCAATCCTCTCTATCTTAAAAGGCTGTAGTTTCAAAGAGGTTAGTACCAACCCAAAGTCACCCTACTTGTAAGAATCTCAGCTTCAATTTTTCCTGGGCTTGTGCTCTTCAGCTCAACATTACCCTGAATAAATGGGTGAGGTGATAGtggctttctctctccttctagcAACAGTAACATCATCAGTTTTACTGAGGCTCAGTGCTCCATCTGGCCTGGGGGTGAGGATAAGAATCTCTGCCTCACAGGCTGGAAGGAGGATTAGGTAAGAGCAGCAGGGCAGCTAGTGAAATGGGTACACTCTTGGGAGTCAGACAGCCATGGGTTCAAATTTTGTTTCTGCTATTTTTTTAGCTTTCTAACTTTGGACATGTTATTCAACTTCTCTGACCTACAGTTTgctcatttgcaaaatgaagataataatagtagCTATTATTATAGGACCCTTGTGATGATTAAATCAGACCATGTGTATAAAGCAGAATATGATGCCTAACCCATAGTAGGTGTTTATTGGTGACAGCTGTTAACAAGAATAagtgtttcttcttctttctttctttcattcattcattctcttttctttctttccttctttcttctttcttctttctcttttttctttctttccctttctttttccttccttccttccttccttccttccttccttccttccttcctccctccctccctcccttcctccctctttccttccttccttctttgc
Proteins encoded in this region:
- the HBEGF gene encoding proheparin-binding EGF-like growth factor isoform X2, with protein sequence MKLLPSVVLKLFLAAVLSALVTGESLERLRRGLAGGTSNLGSPTESTAQLLPPGGSRGREVLDLEEADLDLLRAAFSSKPQALATPSKEERGKRKKKGKGLGKKRDPCLRKYKDFCIHGECKYVKELRAPSCICHPGYHGERCHGLSLPVENRLSTYDHTTILAVVAVVLSSVCLLVIVGLLMFRYHRRGGYDVENEEKVKLGMTTSH
- the HBEGF gene encoding proheparin-binding EGF-like growth factor isoform X1, with protein sequence MKLLPSVVLKLFLAAVLSALVTGESLERLRRGLAGGTSNLGSPTESTAQLLPPGGSRGREVLDLEEADLDLLRAAFSSKPQALATPSKEERGKRKKKGKGLGKKRDPCLRKYKDFCIHGECKYVKELRAPSCICHPGYHGERCHGLSLPVENRLSTYDHTTILAVVAVVLSSVCLLVIVGLLMFRNQLGTATSKKTQADHRPCRGEGLHDQP